In Paenibacillus stellifer, the DNA window TCTCGGCGCTGGATGTGTCGATCCAGTCCCAGGTCATCAATCTGATGCAGGATCTGCAGCGGGAATTCGGTCTGACCTACATATTTATCGCGCATGATCTCAGCGTGGTCAAGCATATTTGCGACCGGGTGGCGGTCATGTATTTGGGCCGAATCGTGGAGATCACAGACAAGGAGATGCTGTACGCCAATCCGCAGCATCCCTATACACAGGCGCTGCTCTCGGCGGTTCCGGAGCCCGATCCGGATCTGCGCAAGGAGCGCGTCATCCTGCAGGGCGAGGTTCCGAGCCCTGCCAACGCGCCGGTCGGCTGCGCTTTTCATACGCGCTGTCCGCATGCCATGGATATATGCCGCAATGTCCGTCCGCAGCTCACGGAGACGGAAGCGGGCCATTTGACCGCCTGTTATCTGTATGGAGAGACACAGACGCAGCTGGCTTGAGAGGGAGAAGGGCTGATCTGGATAAGGTTTATGGCCGCGCTACTCTATATGGCGGCTCCATATAAACGCCAATCAATTTCTAGGGGAGAAAGGAGCTTCACAAAACATGAAAAAATGGGGAAGTTTGGCATTGATGTTGACTCTGGGCGCGGGACTTGTGCTTAGCGGCTGCGGCGGCAACAACGGAAGCTCAACGACGGAAGGCAGCGCTTCGAGTGCGCCGGCCAGTACGGCCGCGGCGACTGCGGCAACTACGGCGTCCACGCAGGACACGCTGATCGTGGGACGCGGGGGCGACTCCGCTTCGCTCGATCCCGCGATCGTTACCGATGGCGAGTCGCTGAAGATCGGCCACCAGGTATTTGATTCACTGCTGGAGTACAAGCCGGGAACATCGGAAGTCGAGCCTTCCCTGGCGGATAGCTGGGAGGTCTCTCAGGACGGCCTGACTTACACCTTCAAGCTGCATCCGAACGTGAAGTTCCATGACGGCACGGACTTCAATGCCGAAGCGGTAGTCTTTAACTTCGAGCGCTGGAGCGATCCGAAGAGCCCTTACAAATTCGAGGGGGATTCCTTCGATTATTATGATTCCATGTTCGGACCGGACGGCTCCCGCGTTATTAAGGAAGTGAAAGCCGTTGACGATCTGACTGTTCAGTTCACGCTGAACCAGCCTCAGGCTCCGTTCCTGCAGAACCTGGCCATGACCTCGTTCGGCATCGGCAGCCCGACTGCGATCAAGGAGAAGAAAGAGAACTTCAAGAATGAGCCGGTCGGAACGGGCCCATTCGTCTTCAAGGAATGGAAGCATAACGATTCCATTACCCTCGACAAGAACCCGAACTACTGGAAGGAAGGCCTTCCGAAGCTGAACAAGGTCATTGTCCGTTCCATTCCGGACAACTCCGCCCGCTTCAATGCGCTGCAGAACGGCGAGATCGACCTGATGGAAGACCTGAGCCCGGACGATCTGTCCACGCTCGAGAGCAACACGGATTTGCAGAAGATCGAGCGTCCGCCGTTTAA includes these proteins:
- a CDS encoding ABC transporter substrate-binding protein yields the protein MKKWGSLALMLTLGAGLVLSGCGGNNGSSTTEGSASSAPASTAAATAATTASTQDTLIVGRGGDSASLDPAIVTDGESLKIGHQVFDSLLEYKPGTSEVEPSLADSWEVSQDGLTYTFKLHPNVKFHDGTDFNAEAVVFNFERWSDPKSPYKFEGDSFDYYDSMFGPDGSRVIKEVKAVDDLTVQFTLNQPQAPFLQNLAMTSFGIGSPTAIKEKKENFKNEPVGTGPFVFKEWKHNDSITLDKNPNYWKEGLPKLNKVIVRSIPDNSARFNALQNGEIDLMEDLSPDDLSTLESNTDLQKIERPPFNVAYLGFNFKKKPFDNVKVRQALNYAVNKQAIIDAFFAGQAQPAVNPMPPSLWGYNDQVKDYEYNLDKAKQLLVEAGYPNGLPDTVTLYAMPVSRPYMPDGKKVAEAIQADWEKIGVKTVIESPEWATYLDDTKAGEKDDIYMLGWTGDNGDPDNFIYTLLDKDTIPGNNRSFYVNEDLHKILVEAQKETDQNKRADLYKQAQVIIKEDAPWIPLVHTTPLLAAKANLKGYVPGPTGTEYYSDIYFE